The Syntrophales bacterium genome has a window encoding:
- a CDS encoding citrate synthase, with protein sequence MEKTVKLIVDGKTYELPIVESTEGNNAIDISSLSKATGLITLDPGYGNTGSCSSSITYLDGEKGILRYRGIPIEQLAEQSSFVETAYLLINGDLPTNDELNSFSIMLNDHSLVHEDVRHFFERYPKGAHPMGILASMVNALRAFYPEIPETSEEDEIEKMFARLLSKLRTLAAMSYRISMGLPVVYPSCYLSYCANFLNMMFDSSVRPYVIDDDMVQALNVFWILHADHEQNCSTSAVRMVGSARVNLYAAISTGISALWGPLHGGANQVVVEMLQEIHDAGGDPAPFIARAKDKNDPFLLMGFGHRVYKNYDPRARIMKEMADKVLDKIERHDPLLDVAKRLEEAALKDPYLIDNRLYPNVDFYSGIVLSALGIPINMFAVMFAIGRLPGWISQWKEGREDPVTRLHRPRQVYVGPKKRDYMPLNERG encoded by the coding sequence ATGGAAAAAACAGTAAAATTGATTGTTGATGGTAAAACATATGAGTTGCCTATAGTTGAATCTACGGAGGGGAATAATGCGATCGATATTTCCAGCCTTTCTAAAGCGACGGGTTTGATAACTCTTGACCCGGGTTATGGAAACACCGGCAGTTGTAGTAGCAGTATCACGTACCTGGATGGGGAAAAGGGGATTTTAAGATACCGGGGCATCCCCATAGAGCAACTGGCAGAACAGTCCAGTTTCGTTGAAACGGCGTATCTTTTAATAAATGGTGATCTGCCGACGAATGATGAGCTTAACAGTTTTTCAATTATGCTGAATGATCATTCACTCGTCCATGAGGATGTGAGACATTTCTTCGAACGTTATCCTAAGGGGGCACATCCGATGGGTATCCTTGCGTCGATGGTGAATGCCTTACGTGCGTTTTATCCTGAGATTCCCGAGACATCGGAAGAGGATGAAATCGAAAAAATGTTTGCCCGTCTCTTGTCCAAGCTGAGGACTCTGGCAGCTATGTCCTACAGAATTTCCATGGGTCTTCCGGTAGTGTATCCATCGTGCTACCTCAGTTATTGTGCCAATTTTTTAAACATGATGTTTGATTCATCCGTCCGCCCTTATGTCATCGATGATGATATGGTGCAGGCCCTCAATGTATTCTGGATTCTCCATGCCGACCATGAACAGAATTGCTCTACATCCGCCGTACGGATGGTAGGGAGTGCTCGTGTCAATTTGTACGCGGCTATTTCCACGGGGATCAGCGCTTTGTGGGGACCCCTGCACGGAGGAGCTAATCAGGTTGTTGTAGAAATGCTTCAAGAAATTCATGACGCCGGTGGAGACCCTGCGCCGTTCATAGCCAGAGCAAAAGATAAAAACGACCCGTTTCTTTTAATGGGATTCGGCCACAGGGTTTATAAAAATTATGACCCACGGGCTCGAATCATGAAAGAGATGGCAGACAAAGTTCTGGATAAGATTGAACGACATGATCCTCTCCTTGATGTAGCGAAGAGACTGGAAGAAGCTGCTTTGAAGGATCCGTACTTGATTGATAACAGGCTCTACCCCAACGTGGATTTCTATAGTGGAATTGTCCTGAGTGCTCTTGGAATACCAATCAATATGTTTGCGGTAATGTTTGCGATAGGACGTCTTCCCGGGTGGATCAGTCAGTGGAAGGAAGGTCGTGAGGATCCCGTAACCAGGCTTCATCGTCCCCGTCAGGTATATGTTGGGCCTAAAAAGAGGGATTATATGCCACTAAACGAAAGAGGCTAA